Proteins encoded in a region of the Zea mays cultivar B73 chromosome 2, Zm-B73-REFERENCE-NAM-5.0, whole genome shotgun sequence genome:
- the LOC103648402 gene encoding protein FAR1-RELATED SEQUENCE 5-like produces the protein MFEIRVARAYTRAVMCRFQESLKYATAFKIMHDEEGGANDWVVQHTTRSNKIVWGQHQFKVTADEDAGKYTCECKHWEHTGLFCVHVLRAFMHLQIDRIPKEYILQRYTTSARQDVPFSRDDRNLKGKDGETKSYRQKMLLKKAMKVVHHASLSKAGNDRALTVMDELLEVLSRLETDIDVEETCGTSGGDGIQDDDEANRDNEKDDEFDERNNKEIQDVSIILEQGVANDQIHIPLRPLEEVNLHDHAIMNVSGVSEQNDNARKKLEFAVDGISLARPNNSRPKGRTIKGSEERVIKLGAKGTKKMTRKCQKCGIADGHNSRTCLSMEENRQRLASLAGRKRGRPPGSRNKGGSKAPDWNETTTSKKHANEFDSSESDSD, from the exons ATGTTTGAGATAAGGGTTGCAAGAGCATACACAAGGGCTGTGATGTGTAGATTCCAGGAATCTTTGAAATATGCAACCGCATTCAAGATAATGCACGACGAAGAAGGGGGTGCAAATGATTGGGTAGTGCAACATACAACTAGATCGAATAAAATTGTTTGGGGACAGCACCAATTCAAAGTCACAGCTGATGAAGATGCAGGAAAGTATACTTGTGAATGCAAACATTGGGAACATACAG GGCTATTCTGTGTACATGTACTACGCGCGTTTATGCATCTTCAGATTGACCGGATACCGAAAGAATATATTTTACAAAGATACACCACCTCTGCAAGGCAAGATGTTCCGTTTTCAAGAGATGATAGGAATTTGAAGGGGAAGGATGGAGAAACTAAGTCATatagacagaagatgttgcttaaaaagGCAATGAAAGTAGTGCATCATGCTAGTTTATCCAAAGCAGGAAATGATAGAGCCCTAACAGTAATGGATGAGCTTCTCGAAGTACTTTCGCGTTTGGAAACAGATATAGACGTTGAGGAAACTTGTGGAACTAGTGGAGGAGATGGTATACAG GACGATGATGAAGCCAATAGAGACAACGAAAAGGATGATGAATTTGACGAAAGGAATAACAAG GAAATTCAAGACGTATCTATTATACTTGAACaaggtgtggccaatgatcaaatACATATACCATTACGTCCATTAGAAGAG GTTAATTTGCATGATCACGCAATAATGAATGTTAGTGGTGTCAGTGAACAAAATGATAATGCCAGAAAG AAACTAGAATTTGCAGTCGATGGGATAAGCTTGGCAAGACCAAATAACTCAAGACCCAAAGGAAGAACAATAAAGGGGAGTGAAGAAAGGGTTATTAAATTGGGAGCAAAAGGTACAAAGAAAATGACCAGGAAATGTCAGAAGTGTGGAATTGCTGATGGTCACAACAGTAGGACATGTTTGTCAATGGAGGAAAATAGACAAAGGTTGGCAAGCCTTGCTGGACGTAAGAGAGGACGACCTCCAGGATCTAGGAACAAGGGTGGCAGTAAAGCTCCTGATTGGAATGAGACAACAACATCTAAAAAACACGCAAATGAGTTCGATAGTAGTGAGTCAGACAGTGATTAG